One Sphingomonas sp. FARSPH DNA segment encodes these proteins:
- the hisS gene encoding histidine--tRNA ligase, with protein sequence MARIETPRRVRGTQDIFGDEQRRFGHVLDTFDRVRRLYCFGRVEVPVFEDTAVFARSIGETTDVVSKEMYTFPDRGGDSLTLRPEFTAGIARAFLTEGWQQYAPLKLATSGAVFRYERPQKGRYRQFHQIDAEILGAAEPAADVELLVMADQLLRELGIADGVTLQLNTLGDAETRDAWRAALVAHFEAHRGQLSEDSLIRLEKNPMRILDSKDPRDRPVADSAPDIDAFLTDEARAFFDAVTAGLDAAGVTWTRNPRLVRGLDYYRHTGFEFVTDRLGAQGTVLAGGRYDGLVESLGGPPTPGVGWAAGVERLAMLLESVEQPTISIAVVADNPDLEREATRVARLLRDGGITTDRSFRGNAKRQVEAARKRNLDGVLFVKAGAGRFYLQQLSERFDRDEYVREQLLPILGSFEGEGVPPQ encoded by the coding sequence ATGGCCCGTATCGAAACTCCGCGCCGGGTGCGCGGCACCCAGGATATCTTCGGCGACGAACAGCGGCGGTTCGGGCACGTGCTCGACACGTTCGACCGCGTCCGGCGCCTCTATTGCTTCGGCCGCGTCGAGGTGCCGGTGTTCGAGGATACGGCGGTCTTCGCCCGCTCGATCGGCGAGACGACCGACGTCGTGTCGAAGGAGATGTACACCTTCCCCGACCGCGGCGGCGATTCGCTGACGCTTCGGCCCGAATTCACCGCCGGCATCGCGCGCGCGTTCCTGACCGAGGGGTGGCAGCAATACGCGCCGCTGAAGCTCGCGACGAGCGGCGCGGTGTTCCGCTACGAGCGGCCGCAGAAGGGGCGGTATCGCCAGTTCCATCAGATCGACGCCGAGATCCTGGGCGCGGCGGAGCCCGCGGCGGACGTCGAGCTGCTGGTGATGGCGGACCAGTTGCTGCGCGAGCTGGGGATCGCGGATGGCGTGACGTTGCAGCTCAATACGCTGGGCGACGCCGAGACGCGCGACGCCTGGCGGGCGGCGCTGGTCGCGCATTTCGAGGCGCATCGTGGGCAGCTGTCGGAAGACAGCCTGATCCGGCTTGAAAAGAACCCGATGCGCATCCTCGATTCGAAGGACCCGCGCGACCGGCCGGTCGCCGACAGTGCGCCCGACATCGACGCCTTTCTGACCGACGAGGCGCGCGCCTTCTTCGACGCGGTGACCGCAGGGCTGGACGCGGCGGGGGTCACGTGGACGCGCAATCCGCGGCTGGTGCGCGGCCTTGATTATTACCGCCACACCGGGTTCGAGTTCGTGACGGATCGATTGGGCGCGCAGGGCACGGTGCTGGCCGGCGGGCGCTATGACGGGCTGGTCGAGAGCCTGGGCGGCCCGCCGACGCCGGGCGTCGGCTGGGCGGCGGGCGTCGAGCGGCTGGCGATGCTGTTGGAGTCGGTTGAGCAGCCGACGATCAGCATCGCAGTCGTGGCTGACAATCCTGATTTGGAGCGAGAGGCAACCCGTGTCGCCCGCTTACTTCGTGACGGCGGAATCACTACGGATCGATCCTTTAGAGGCAATGCTAAGAGGCAGGTGGAGGCGGCTAGAAAGCGCAACCTTGACGGCGTTCTCTTTGTGAAGGCGGGTGCGGGCCGTTTTTACTTGCAGCAGCTAAGCGAACGGTTTGATAGAGACGAATATGTCCGCGAGCAGCTGCTTCCGATTTTAGGGTCATTCGAGGGGGAGGGGGTTCCCCCTCAATGA
- a CDS encoding DUF1345 domain-containing protein: MTEKQRWWGIGNRLAPPRFALFALLFVVGMVPLIHVLGKARGIMGAFDIASAVFLVSLIPLFRRGNADHMRRAARDNDANRAVLLGIVGATMLVILVAVADELKGKNDSIAVTIVIVTLALAWLFSNMVYALHYAHLFYSAGEDGKDAGGVDIPHCDQPDYWDFLYFSYTLGMTFQTSDVQITTRRMRRVAIGQCLAAFVFNLGVIAFTINVLGGGGN, encoded by the coding sequence ATGACCGAAAAACAGCGCTGGTGGGGTATCGGGAACCGGCTGGCGCCGCCGCGCTTCGCTCTGTTCGCGCTGCTGTTCGTCGTCGGGATGGTGCCGCTGATCCACGTCCTCGGCAAGGCGCGCGGGATCATGGGTGCGTTCGACATCGCGAGCGCGGTGTTCCTCGTCTCGCTGATCCCGCTGTTCCGGCGCGGCAATGCGGATCACATGCGCCGCGCGGCGCGCGACAATGACGCGAACCGCGCCGTGCTGCTCGGCATCGTCGGCGCGACGATGCTCGTCATCCTCGTCGCGGTCGCCGACGAGCTCAAGGGCAAGAACGACAGCATCGCGGTGACGATCGTCATCGTCACGCTCGCGCTCGCCTGGCTCTTCTCCAACATGGTCTATGCGCTGCACTATGCGCACCTGTTCTACAGCGCGGGCGAGGACGGCAAGGATGCGGGCGGCGTCGACATCCCGCACTGCGACCAGCCCGATTACTGGGACTTCCTCTATTTCAGCTACACGCTGGGCATGACGTTCCAGACGTCGGACGTGCAGATCACCACGCGCCGGATGCGCCGTGTCGCGATCGGCCAGTGCCTCGCCGCCTTCGTGTTCAACCTCGGCGTCATCGCCTTCACGATCAACGTGCTCGGCGGCGGGGGTAACTGA
- a CDS encoding M61 family metallopeptidase: MHAKLFVATLLASAVSLPALAQVPAGNSAPQPVPFLDTVPAAVDTPYPGTIKLDVDATDTERGIFRVKETIPVAKSGPMALLYPKWLPGNHAPRGEIEKLAGLVIRANGKPVPWTRDTVDVYAFHIDVPAGAKTLDVEFQFISATQGNQGRIVATPSLISLQPNSVSLYPAGYYTRQIPIQMTARFPAGWTAAGAVPSNATGSTYAYQTTNYEVLVDSPVLAGRYGKTWPLSDRVNLNVFADSPDLLAAKPEQIDAHKRLVDQAVKTFGAQHYDHYEFLVSLSDQLGGIGLEHHRSSEDGTAKTYFTEWDTNVAARNLLPHEFTHSWDGKFRRGADLWTPDYRTPMRNSLLWVYEGQTQFWGYVLQARSGLVSKQDTLDAYASIAGSYALAPGRQWRDLVDTTNDPVISARRPKGWTSWQRSEDYYNEGLMVWMEVDAMLRQKSGGTKSIDDFAKAFFGIRDGDWGEVTYTFDDVAKTLNGIVPYDWAGFLNQRLTETGKPAPVDGFAMNGYKLVYGDTPTKYFSSLEKTRGTDVTYSIGLNVGPDGAVNGVIWDSPAFKAGLDVGTQIQAVNGEAYSGDKLKAAILAAKTSKEPIRLLVKNGPRFRDVAIDYHGGPRYPRLEKVGTGDGGLDRLLAPR; this comes from the coding sequence ATGCACGCCAAGCTCTTCGTCGCCACCCTGCTCGCGTCCGCCGTATCCCTGCCTGCGCTAGCGCAGGTTCCCGCCGGCAATTCCGCACCGCAGCCGGTGCCGTTCCTCGACACCGTCCCCGCCGCCGTCGACACGCCCTATCCGGGCACGATCAAGCTCGACGTCGATGCGACCGACACGGAACGCGGCATCTTCCGGGTCAAGGAGACGATCCCGGTCGCAAAGAGCGGGCCGATGGCGCTGCTCTATCCGAAATGGCTGCCCGGCAATCACGCGCCGCGCGGCGAGATCGAGAAGCTCGCCGGCCTCGTCATCCGCGCGAACGGCAAGCCGGTGCCGTGGACGCGCGATACCGTCGACGTCTACGCCTTCCACATCGACGTGCCCGCCGGCGCGAAGACGCTGGATGTCGAGTTCCAGTTCATCTCCGCGACGCAGGGCAACCAGGGCCGCATCGTCGCGACGCCCAGCCTCATCAGCCTCCAGCCCAATTCGGTCAGCCTCTATCCGGCCGGCTATTACACCCGCCAGATCCCGATCCAGATGACCGCGCGCTTCCCCGCCGGCTGGACCGCGGCGGGTGCGGTGCCGTCGAACGCCACCGGCTCGACCTACGCCTATCAGACGACGAATTACGAGGTCCTCGTCGATTCGCCCGTCCTCGCCGGCCGCTACGGCAAAACGTGGCCGCTGTCGGACCGGGTCAACCTCAACGTCTTCGCCGATTCACCCGACCTCCTCGCCGCCAAGCCCGAACAGATCGACGCGCACAAGCGCCTTGTCGACCAGGCGGTGAAGACCTTCGGCGCGCAGCATTACGACCATTACGAATTCCTGGTCTCGCTCAGCGACCAGCTCGGCGGCATCGGGCTGGAGCATCACCGCTCGTCGGAAGACGGCACGGCCAAGACCTATTTCACCGAATGGGATACGAACGTCGCCGCGCGCAACCTGTTGCCGCATGAATTCACGCACAGCTGGGACGGCAAGTTCCGCCGCGGCGCCGATCTGTGGACGCCCGACTATCGTACGCCGATGCGCAATTCGCTGCTGTGGGTGTACGAAGGGCAGACGCAATTCTGGGGCTATGTGCTCCAGGCGCGCTCGGGCCTCGTCAGCAAGCAGGACACGCTCGATGCCTATGCGTCGATCGCCGGCTCCTACGCGCTCGCGCCGGGTCGCCAGTGGCGCGACCTCGTCGACACGACCAACGATCCCGTCATCTCCGCGCGCCGGCCCAAGGGCTGGACCAGCTGGCAGCGCAGCGAGGATTATTACAACGAGGGCCTGATGGTGTGGATGGAGGTCGACGCGATGCTGCGGCAGAAGTCCGGCGGCACCAAGTCGATCGACGATTTCGCCAAGGCTTTCTTCGGCATCCGCGACGGCGACTGGGGCGAGGTGACGTACACGTTCGACGACGTTGCCAAGACGCTGAACGGCATCGTCCCTTACGACTGGGCGGGCTTCCTCAACCAGCGGCTGACCGAGACGGGCAAGCCCGCGCCGGTCGACGGCTTCGCGATGAACGGCTACAAGCTCGTCTACGGCGACACGCCGACGAAGTATTTCAGCAGCCTAGAAAAGACGCGCGGCACCGACGTCACCTATTCGATCGGCCTCAACGTCGGGCCGGACGGCGCGGTCAACGGCGTCATCTGGGATTCGCCCGCGTTCAAGGCGGGGCTGGACGTCGGCACGCAGATCCAGGCGGTGAACGGTGAGGCATATTCCGGCGACAAGCTGAAGGCCGCGATCCTCGCCGCCAAGACGTCGAAGGAGCCGATCCGCCTGCTCGTCAAGAACGGGCCGCGCTTCCGCGACGTCGCCATCGACTATCACGGCGGTCCTCGCTATCCGCGCCTCGAGAAGGTCGGGACCGGCGATGGCGGTCTCGATCGCCTTCTCGCCCCGCGGTGA
- the ppa gene encoding inorganic diphosphatase translates to MRIDLIPVGKSPPDDLNVIIEVPTGGEPVKYEFDKASGALFVDRILHTPMRYPANYGFVPHTLSPDGDPLDALVIARSPFIPGCVVRARPIAVLNLEDEAGGDEKLVCVPVDGVFPYYSNVGERADVPEIVFEQIEHFFTHYKDLEKKKWVRVGTWGDAAEARRITLEAIERYDAAKAKGEEPHDHDVPGREG, encoded by the coding sequence ATGCGCATCGATCTGATTCCGGTCGGCAAGTCGCCGCCCGACGACCTCAACGTCATCATCGAGGTGCCGACCGGCGGCGAGCCCGTGAAATACGAGTTCGACAAGGCGAGCGGAGCGTTGTTCGTCGACCGAATCCTACACACGCCGATGCGCTATCCGGCGAACTACGGCTTCGTGCCGCACACGCTGTCGCCCGACGGCGATCCGCTCGACGCGCTCGTCATCGCGCGCTCGCCGTTCATCCCGGGCTGCGTCGTGCGTGCGCGTCCGATCGCGGTCCTCAACCTCGAGGACGAGGCCGGCGGCGACGAGAAGCTCGTCTGCGTCCCCGTCGACGGCGTCTTCCCTTATTATTCGAACGTCGGCGAGCGCGCCGACGTGCCGGAGATCGTCTTCGAGCAGATCGAACACTTCTTCACCCACTACAAGGATCTGGAAAAGAAGAAGTGGGTGCGCGTCGGCACCTGGGGCGACGCCGCCGAGGCGCGCCGCATCACGCTGGAGGCGATCGAACGCTACGATGCCGCCAAGGCCAAGGGCGAAGAACCGCACGACCACGACGTCCCCGGCCGCGAGGGCTGA
- a CDS encoding S1/P1 nuclease, translating to MKILRLCLAVIPALVVGAPAHAYWEYGHQTVARIAYANVTPRTRAAIRRILADTPKLDTPTCPATTVEGASTWADCVKPLKNADGKSRFGYAYNWHFQDVNICAPFSLEEACKDGNCVSAQIKRDVAVLRDRKASGKDKAQALVFLIHFVGDLHQPLHAGEKGDKGGNDVAAAYGVYSPKRFNLHSVWDGTLAERAITSGPSLVRRYSPAEKARIARGDVDDWSRESWQVAHDVVYASALKGDPCGPTPAKVTLDDATVAKIVPVARLEVERGGLRLAKLLDRALG from the coding sequence ATGAAGATACTTCGTCTTTGCCTCGCCGTGATCCCCGCGCTCGTCGTCGGCGCGCCGGCCCATGCCTATTGGGAATATGGGCACCAGACGGTCGCGCGCATCGCCTATGCCAACGTGACGCCCCGGACGCGCGCGGCGATCCGGCGCATCCTGGCCGATACGCCCAAGCTCGATACGCCGACCTGCCCGGCGACGACGGTCGAGGGGGCGAGCACCTGGGCCGATTGCGTCAAGCCCCTGAAGAATGCCGACGGCAAGTCGCGCTTCGGTTATGCGTACAACTGGCACTTCCAGGACGTGAACATCTGCGCGCCGTTCAGCCTGGAGGAGGCATGCAAGGACGGCAATTGCGTGTCGGCGCAGATCAAGCGCGACGTCGCGGTGCTGCGCGACCGCAAGGCGAGCGGCAAGGACAAGGCGCAGGCTTTGGTCTTCCTGATCCATTTCGTCGGCGATCTGCACCAGCCGCTGCATGCGGGCGAGAAGGGCGACAAGGGCGGCAACGACGTCGCCGCCGCCTATGGCGTCTACAGCCCGAAGCGGTTCAACCTGCATTCGGTGTGGGACGGCACGCTCGCCGAGCGCGCGATCACCAGCGGGCCGAGCCTGGTGCGCCGCTATTCCCCGGCCGAGAAGGCGCGGATCGCGCGGGGCGATGTCGACGACTGGAGCCGGGAATCGTGGCAGGTCGCGCATGACGTCGTCTACGCCAGCGCGCTGAAGGGCGATCCGTGTGGGCCGACGCCGGCGAAGGTGACGCTGGACGATGCGACGGTCGCGAAGATCGTGCCCGTCGCACGGCTGGAGGTGGAGCGCGGCGGGTTGCGGCTCGCCAAGCTGCTCGACCGGGCTTTGGGGTAA
- a CDS encoding isoaspartyl peptidase/L-asparaginase family protein — translation MTQSWSLVLHGGAGTITPARIGEAAAAGARAALARARDAGAAVLAGGGDALDAVEAAVRVLENDPHFNAGRGAAFTRDGANELDAAIMDGATRAAGSVAGLTRIRNPVTLARRVMTDSPHVLLSGAGAEAFAATQGAETVDPAWFAIPERRRQLDELLARGGGAFDVDMKYGTVGAVARDVHGHLAAATSTGGVTGKRWGRIGDSPLIGAGTFADDRACAVSCTGSGEQFIRVGVAHEIAARIRLAGEDAATAADAALAEVRALGGTGGVIVVTPAGEALWRFTTPGMYRARATSAGLREVALYGEGEGGGEA, via the coding sequence ATGACCCAGAGTTGGAGCCTCGTCCTGCACGGCGGCGCGGGCACGATCACGCCCGCGCGCATCGGAGAGGCGGCGGCAGCGGGCGCGCGGGCCGCGCTGGCGCGGGCGCGCGATGCCGGCGCGGCGGTGCTCGCCGGCGGCGGCGACGCGCTCGACGCGGTCGAGGCGGCGGTGCGCGTGCTGGAGAACGATCCGCATTTCAACGCCGGGCGCGGCGCGGCCTTCACCCGCGACGGCGCCAACGAGCTCGACGCGGCGATCATGGACGGCGCGACGCGCGCCGCCGGATCGGTCGCGGGGCTGACGCGCATCCGTAATCCCGTCACGCTTGCGCGGCGGGTGATGACGGACAGCCCGCACGTCCTGCTGTCGGGCGCGGGGGCGGAGGCTTTCGCCGCGACGCAGGGTGCCGAGACGGTCGACCCGGCGTGGTTCGCGATTCCCGAGCGGCGGCGGCAGCTCGACGAACTGCTTGCCCGCGGGGGCGGGGCGTTCGACGTCGACATGAAATACGGCACGGTCGGCGCGGTCGCGCGCGACGTCCACGGGCACCTCGCCGCCGCGACCTCGACCGGCGGCGTCACCGGCAAGCGCTGGGGCCGGATCGGCGATTCGCCGCTGATCGGGGCGGGCACCTTCGCCGACGATCGCGCCTGCGCGGTGTCGTGCACCGGGTCGGGCGAGCAATTCATCCGCGTCGGCGTCGCACACGAGATCGCCGCGCGCATCCGCCTGGCGGGCGAGGACGCCGCGACCGCGGCCGACGCTGCGCTGGCGGAGGTGCGGGCGCTCGGCGGTACCGGCGGCGTGATCGTGGTGACACCGGCGGGCGAGGCGCTGTGGCGGTTCACCACGCCGGGCATGTATCGTGCGCGGGCGACGTCGGCAGGCCTGCGCGAGGTGGCGCTGTACGGCGAGGGAGAGGGCGGGGGCGAGGCATAA
- a CDS encoding acyltransferase family protein, protein MARVSSTSPIPRHYGLDWLRVAAFAILIVYHVGMVFVPWGFHAKSPNGADWAVLPMLAVNAWRLTLLFVVSGYASRALMSRAPGPGGFLRQRSVRLLVPLAVGVAIIVPPQSWVELVTQHGYRGSFATFWLRDYFRFGRLAGIGLPALNHLWFVLYLWLYTVVLALLVAVVRWRGAQAAFARVFAGPMLVIVPTAWLVCIHAWWFPMGYETHDPAHDLLAHLIYLPAFLFGFALAEAPAVLRACVRYRWPAGIAAIVAYGVILVIELAPIAADPPRWLYPLYGAVHAVQQWGAIVALVGHAEHRWNRDHRWRPLLTEAVFPFYLVHQTIIVVVAYWLIPADLPGGAEFAILVAATVAGSLAFYLMGRRIAPLRPLIGLRRLSQHKVSAS, encoded by the coding sequence ATGGCGCGCGTTTCCTCCACATCGCCGATCCCGCGGCATTATGGCCTCGACTGGCTGCGCGTCGCCGCCTTCGCGATCCTGATCGTCTATCATGTCGGCATGGTGTTCGTGCCCTGGGGCTTCCATGCCAAGAGCCCGAACGGCGCCGACTGGGCGGTGCTGCCGATGCTCGCGGTCAATGCCTGGCGGTTGACCCTGCTGTTCGTCGTGTCGGGCTATGCGAGCCGCGCGCTGATGAGCCGCGCGCCCGGGCCGGGCGGCTTCCTGCGCCAGCGCAGCGTGCGGTTGCTCGTGCCCCTCGCGGTCGGCGTCGCGATCATCGTGCCACCGCAATCCTGGGTCGAGCTGGTGACGCAGCATGGCTATCGCGGCAGCTTCGCCACGTTCTGGCTGCGCGACTATTTTCGGTTCGGCAGGCTGGCGGGCATCGGCCTGCCCGCGCTCAACCATCTGTGGTTCGTGCTCTACCTGTGGCTCTATACCGTGGTGCTCGCGCTGCTGGTCGCCGTCGTGCGCTGGCGCGGCGCGCAGGCGGCGTTCGCGCGGGTCTTTGCCGGGCCGATGCTGGTGATCGTGCCGACCGCGTGGCTGGTGTGCATCCATGCCTGGTGGTTCCCGATGGGGTATGAAACGCACGACCCCGCGCACGACCTGCTCGCGCACCTCATCTACCTGCCCGCCTTCCTGTTCGGTTTCGCGCTGGCGGAGGCGCCCGCGGTGCTGCGCGCCTGCGTCCGCTATCGCTGGCCCGCGGGGATCGCCGCAATAGTCGCTTATGGCGTCATCCTCGTCATCGAGCTGGCGCCGATCGCAGCGGACCCGCCGCGCTGGCTCTACCCGCTCTACGGCGCGGTGCATGCGGTGCAGCAATGGGGCGCGATCGTTGCGCTGGTCGGCCATGCCGAGCATCGCTGGAACCGCGACCATCGCTGGCGGCCGCTGCTGACCGAGGCGGTCTTCCCCTTCTATCTCGTCCACCAGACGATCATCGTCGTCGTCGCCTATTGGCTGATCCCGGCGGACCTGCCCGGCGGGGCCGAGTTCGCGATCCTCGTCGCCGCGACGGTGGCGGGGTCGCTCGCCTTCTACCTGATGGGCCGCCGCATCGCACCGCTGCGACCGCTGATCGGGCTGCGTCGTCTTTCCCAGCATAAGGTATCGGCATCATGA
- the ispG gene encoding flavodoxin-dependent (E)-4-hydroxy-3-methylbut-2-enyl-diphosphate synthase — MSVRPWRDIVRRPSRQIMVGNVPVGGDAPVTVQTMTNTPTPDIRGTVDQIRRCEEAGVDIIRVSCPDVESTAALKQIVRASHVPIVADIHFHYKRALEAADAGAACLRINPGNIGSNERVAEVVRAAKANGCAIRIGVNAGSLEKDLLEKYGEPCPDALVESALDHIKLLQDHDFHEYKVAVKASDVFLAVAAYQGLAEATDCPLHLGITEAGGLIGGTVKSSIGIGSLLWFGIGDTIRVSLSAEPEEEVRVGFEILKALGIRNRGVRVVSCPSCARQGFDVIRTVQALEERLQHIRTPMSLSVLGCVVNGPGEARETDIGITGGGNGKHMVYLSGVTDHHVQDADMIDHIVKLVEAKAAEIEAASAEAQPVAAE; from the coding sequence ATGTCAGTACGTCCGTGGCGCGACATCGTCCGCCGTCCGAGCCGCCAGATCATGGTCGGCAATGTCCCCGTCGGCGGCGATGCGCCGGTCACCGTGCAGACGATGACCAACACGCCCACCCCCGACATCCGCGGCACGGTCGACCAGATCCGCCGGTGCGAAGAGGCCGGCGTCGACATCATCCGCGTCTCCTGCCCCGACGTCGAATCGACCGCGGCGCTGAAGCAGATCGTCCGCGCGAGCCACGTGCCGATCGTCGCGGACATCCATTTCCACTACAAGCGCGCGCTGGAGGCGGCGGACGCGGGCGCGGCGTGCCTGCGCATCAACCCCGGCAACATCGGCAGCAACGAACGCGTCGCGGAGGTCGTGCGCGCCGCCAAGGCGAACGGCTGCGCGATCCGCATCGGCGTCAATGCCGGCAGCTTGGAGAAGGATCTGCTCGAGAAATACGGCGAGCCCTGCCCCGACGCCCTCGTCGAAAGCGCGCTCGACCATATCAAGCTGCTCCAGGATCACGACTTCCACGAATACAAGGTCGCGGTGAAGGCGTCCGACGTGTTCCTCGCCGTCGCCGCCTACCAGGGGCTGGCGGAGGCGACCGACTGCCCGCTCCACCTCGGCATCACCGAGGCGGGCGGGCTGATCGGCGGCACGGTCAAATCGTCGATCGGCATCGGCAGCCTGCTCTGGTTCGGCATCGGCGACACGATCCGCGTCTCGCTGTCGGCGGAACCCGAGGAAGAAGTGCGCGTCGGCTTCGAGATCCTGAAGGCGCTCGGCATCCGCAACCGCGGCGTGCGCGTCGTCTCCTGCCCGTCATGCGCGCGCCAGGGCTTCGACGTGATCCGCACCGTGCAGGCGCTGGAGGAACGGCTGCAGCATATCCGCACGCCGATGAGCCTGTCGGTACTCGGCTGCGTCGTCAACGGGCCGGGCGAGGCGCGCGAAACCGACATCGGCATCACCGGCGGCGGCAACGGCAAGCACATGGTCTATCTGTCGGGCGTTACCGACCATCACGTGCAGGATGCCGACATGATCGACCATATCGTGAAACTGGTCGAGGCCAAGGCGGCGGAGATCGAGGCGGCTTCGGCGGAAGCGCAGCCGGTCGCGGCGGAATAA
- a CDS encoding AbrB/MazE/SpoVT family DNA-binding domain-containing protein, giving the protein MTYHAKVIAGGKVVIPADIRRELGIKDGDSLVVDRTEDGGVRLMTFAQSVQNAQAKARAIFGDDYTVDTFLKERRADWGEE; this is encoded by the coding sequence ATGACCTACCACGCAAAGGTGATCGCGGGCGGCAAGGTGGTGATCCCCGCCGACATCCGCCGCGAGCTCGGGATCAAGGACGGCGATTCGCTGGTCGTGGATCGGACCGAGGATGGCGGCGTCCGCCTGATGACGTTCGCGCAATCGGTACAGAATGCGCAGGCGAAGGCACGGGCCATTTTCGGCGATGATTACACCGTCGACACCTTTCTCAAGGAACGGCGCGCGGATTGGGGTGAGGAATGA
- a CDS encoding type II toxin-antitoxin system VapC family toxin: MTAVVDASAVMALMLGETGADTVAGIIRGSRMSAVNVSECCARGVERGASADAVLAILESYEITVVPFDLSYAIEAARLREPTRGQGASLGDRACLALARVQRLPMYTSDRRLADIDAGLAIDIRLIR, from the coding sequence ATGACCGCCGTCGTCGATGCCTCCGCCGTCATGGCGCTGATGCTGGGCGAGACGGGGGCGGACACCGTCGCCGGGATCATCCGGGGCAGCCGCATGTCGGCGGTCAACGTTTCCGAATGCTGCGCGCGGGGCGTCGAACGGGGGGCCAGCGCAGACGCGGTGCTGGCGATCCTCGAAAGCTATGAGATCACGGTCGTACCGTTCGACCTTTCTTACGCGATCGAGGCCGCGCGGCTACGCGAGCCCACCCGCGGGCAGGGCGCCTCGCTCGGCGATCGCGCCTGCCTGGCGCTGGCGCGGGTCCAACGGCTGCCGATGTACACCAGCGACCGCCGGCTCGCGGATATCGACGCTGGCCTCGCCATCGACATCCGGCTGATCCGGTGA
- a CDS encoding DMT family transporter, whose translation MSRPTSALTAFGVAAAGIAVYCGMDAIMKGLSIASGAYNAVMWRSIAGVALMLPVFLLRRQRWPSRAALRLHAARGTVAGASVLLFFWGLVRVPMAQGVALTFLAPLIALFLAALTLGERIRRAAIGGSLVASLGVLAIAMGQVQARASEQAVLGSIAVVAASILYAGSLILLRRQAQVADPLEVALFTSIVLGLLLLAGAPWFGGMPSPRQLPEIVVAALLGSGSAIALAWAYARAEAQVLAPVEYTAFVWSALFGWLVFAEVVSPWTLGGALLIIAGCVVAVRRPIPAPQTEASA comes from the coding sequence GTGAGCCGCCCGACATCCGCTCTCACCGCCTTCGGCGTCGCCGCCGCAGGCATCGCGGTCTATTGCGGCATGGACGCGATCATGAAGGGGCTGTCGATCGCGAGCGGCGCGTACAATGCGGTGATGTGGCGCTCGATCGCGGGCGTCGCGCTGATGCTGCCAGTATTCCTGCTGCGTCGCCAGCGCTGGCCGTCGCGCGCCGCGCTGCGCCTGCACGCCGCGCGGGGCACCGTCGCGGGCGCGTCCGTGCTGCTGTTCTTCTGGGGCCTCGTGCGCGTACCGATGGCGCAGGGGGTGGCGCTCACCTTCCTCGCGCCGCTGATCGCGCTGTTCCTCGCCGCGCTGACGCTGGGCGAGCGCATCCGCCGTGCGGCAATCGGCGGATCGCTCGTCGCCAGCCTCGGCGTGCTCGCCATCGCGATGGGGCAAGTGCAGGCGCGCGCGTCCGAACAGGCGGTGCTTGGCAGCATCGCGGTCGTCGCCGCGAGTATCCTCTACGCCGGCAGCCTGATCCTGCTGCGGCGGCAGGCACAGGTCGCCGACCCGCTCGAGGTCGCGCTGTTCACCAGCATCGTGCTCGGCCTGCTGCTGCTCGCCGGCGCGCCGTGGTTCGGCGGCATGCCTTCACCCCGGCAATTGCCGGAGATCGTCGTCGCTGCGCTGCTCGGCTCGGGTTCCGCCATCGCGCTCGCCTGGGCCTATGCGCGGGCGGAGGCGCAGGTGCTGGCACCGGTCGAATACACCGCCTTCGTCTGGTCCGCCCTGTTCGGCTGGCTGGTGTTCGCGGAGGTCGTCTCGCCGTGGACGCTTGGCGGCGCGCTGCTCATCATCGCCGGCTGCGTCGTCGCGGTGCGTCGGCCCATCCCCGCCCCGCAAACGGAAGCCTCCGCATGA
- a CDS encoding GNAT family N-acetyltransferase, producing MIRSALPADIPTILGFVRELAAFEREPDAVVATETDLREALFGDPPAAEAVIAEADGMPLGFALFFHNFSTWTGKRGLYLEDLYVTPAARGHGVGTALLRHLAQIAVARDCGRFEWAVLDWNADAIAFYRAMGAIGLDEWTVQRVSGAALARLAAG from the coding sequence ATGATCCGCTCCGCGCTGCCCGCCGACATCCCGACGATCCTGGGCTTCGTCCGCGAACTCGCTGCGTTCGAGCGCGAGCCCGACGCCGTCGTCGCGACCGAGACCGATTTGCGCGAGGCGCTGTTCGGCGACCCACCGGCTGCGGAGGCGGTGATCGCGGAGGCGGACGGCATGCCGCTCGGCTTCGCGCTGTTCTTCCACAATTTCTCGACCTGGACTGGGAAGCGCGGCCTGTATCTCGAGGATCTGTATGTCACGCCCGCCGCGCGCGGGCACGGGGTCGGCACCGCGCTGCTGCGGCATCTCGCGCAGATCGCGGTGGCGCGCGATTGCGGCCGGTTCGAATGGGCGGTGCTCGACTGGAATGCCGATGCCATCGCCTTCTATCGCGCGATGGGCGCGATCGGGTTGGACGAATGGACCGTTCAGCGGGTCAGCGGCGCGGCCCTGGCGCGGCTCGCCGCCGGGTGA